The proteins below are encoded in one region of Bacillota bacterium LX-D:
- a CDS encoding [Fe-Fe] hydrogenase large subunit C-terminal domain-containing protein, whose protein sequence is MKKRVKIMQSMEHYRELQQKVLFEIAQMAWAGTLEDNIESLPHKLATENSPLEENLIDGYIRLGLGLSAQHQEGNLQEAAAKSLNDWESTTKIIETIPGACQYCHDKSCDKGCNQGPILCSTNNKEDDQCLACGSCIPSCKLNAIVQKGQFVPLIGALKQKEQPVFAIVAPAFVGQFGPKVSIGQLRSALKYLGFFQVVEVALFADILTIKEAFEYIHSVQKERDYLITSCCCPAWIKLIENRFPNLLKHVAPSVSPMIAGGRVLKKIHQNIKVVFIGPCIAKKAEAADHDLKGAIDYVLTFKELKTIFDAVGINPADFPAQENPQSSWGGRVYARTGGVAASMRRTLQRLEPEHKGTFESVSLDGIKACQDGLIKISTNEYIGSFIEGMACLGGCVGGPGRIIDTKKAAELVGEYGDKAEAQNPLENQKIAELLASINQKFTPDTLADWGILHRKQLR, encoded by the coding sequence TTGAAAAAGAGAGTGAAAATTATGCAATCCATGGAACACTACAGAGAATTACAGCAAAAAGTGTTGTTTGAAATTGCCCAAATGGCCTGGGCAGGTACTCTAGAAGATAACATTGAATCATTGCCCCATAAACTAGCCACGGAAAACTCACCTTTGGAAGAGAATTTGATTGATGGATATATTAGGTTAGGATTAGGGCTTTCAGCTCAGCATCAAGAAGGAAATTTACAGGAAGCAGCTGCAAAATCTTTAAACGACTGGGAAAGCACTACTAAAATTATTGAAACTATTCCTGGAGCCTGCCAGTATTGTCATGATAAAAGCTGCGACAAAGGGTGTAATCAAGGACCTATTTTGTGCAGTACTAATAATAAAGAAGACGATCAATGTTTAGCTTGCGGTTCATGTATTCCTTCTTGTAAATTAAATGCTATTGTCCAAAAAGGGCAGTTTGTCCCTTTAATTGGTGCTTTAAAACAAAAAGAACAGCCTGTCTTTGCCATAGTTGCCCCTGCTTTTGTAGGGCAATTTGGCCCTAAAGTTTCTATTGGACAACTTCGTTCAGCTTTAAAATACCTTGGCTTTTTTCAAGTAGTAGAAGTAGCTCTTTTTGCTGACATTTTAACAATTAAAGAAGCCTTTGAATATATTCACTCCGTGCAAAAAGAGCGTGACTATTTAATTACCAGTTGCTGCTGCCCTGCTTGGATTAAGCTGATTGAAAACCGTTTTCCTAACTTACTTAAACACGTAGCTCCTTCAGTTTCTCCCATGATTGCCGGTGGGAGAGTACTGAAGAAGATTCACCAAAATATAAAGGTTGTATTTATCGGTCCTTGTATTGCTAAAAAAGCTGAAGCTGCCGACCATGATTTAAAAGGTGCCATCGATTATGTGCTTACTTTTAAGGAGCTCAAAACAATCTTTGATGCAGTAGGAATTAATCCCGCTGATTTTCCAGCCCAAGAAAATCCCCAATCTTCCTGGGGCGGAAGAGTCTACGCCCGTACCGGAGGGGTGGCCGCTTCTATGCGTCGAACTTTACAAAGGCTGGAGCCAGAACATAAGGGCACTTTTGAATCTGTTTCCCTAGACGGAATTAAAGCATGTCAAGATGGTTTAATTAAAATTAGCACTAATGAATATATTGGCAGCTTTATTGAAGGAATGGCTTGCCTCGGAGGGTGTGTAGGAGGACCAGGCAGAATTATCGACACTAAAAAAGCAGCAGAACTAGTGGGAGAATATGGCGATAAAGCCGAAGCCCAAAATCCTTTAGAAAACCAAAAAATAGCAGAACTATTAGCAAGTATAAACCAAAAATTTACTCCCGATACTTTAGCCGATTGGGGCATACTGCACCGTAAGCAGTTGAGGTAA
- a CDS encoding lipid II flippase Amj family protein, whose protein sequence is MRLGIIIILVIIINMLDTLAYGARIAGVKTKSPTMAASLFNLLALVSRIANLIQLPLLAVLVDRAIAANAQDALLPVFRVVILANSVGTLLGIFLIPTFVNVIMQGIYALEKFGSVPSAFVGGLKGGVFRKAMHSFRLPAKRHLHLLNINGLPKYFLVANLLLTAIYSVGILAAIYAGCLVPEYRLTASNLSGIINGLATIFLVIFVDPVTALLQDQIIQGKREETDLKRAVSLLLGGRFLGSLLAQFLFLPAAHVVVLITYFIS, encoded by the coding sequence ATGCGACTTGGGATAATTATTATATTAGTTATAATCATTAACATGTTGGACACTTTAGCCTATGGGGCAAGAATTGCCGGAGTAAAAACTAAAAGCCCTACAATGGCTGCATCTTTATTTAATCTATTAGCTCTTGTTTCAAGAATCGCTAATTTGATTCAACTTCCTTTATTAGCAGTTTTAGTTGATAGGGCAATAGCCGCCAATGCTCAAGATGCCCTCCTGCCGGTTTTTCGGGTAGTTATTTTAGCTAATAGTGTAGGAACCCTGCTGGGAATTTTTTTGATTCCCACTTTTGTCAATGTCATTATGCAAGGCATTTATGCTTTAGAAAAATTTGGCTCTGTGCCTAGTGCATTTGTAGGGGGTTTGAAGGGTGGTGTCTTTCGAAAGGCCATGCATTCTTTCCGGTTGCCAGCCAAAAGACATTTACATCTATTGAATATTAATGGTTTGCCAAAATACTTTCTAGTGGCTAACTTGCTGTTAACTGCTATTTATTCAGTAGGAATTTTAGCGGCTATTTATGCCGGCTGCTTAGTACCCGAATATAGGTTAACAGCCAGTAATTTATCTGGCATTATTAATGGACTGGCTACAATTTTTTTAGTTATTTTTGTTGATCCTGTAACTGCTTTACTGCAAGATCAGATTATTCAAGGCAAAAGGGAAGAGACGGATTTGAAAAGAGCAGTTTCCTTGCTGCTGGGCGGAAGGTTTTTGGGTTCTTTATTGGCTCAATTCTTATTTCTGCCGGCAGCCCATGTAGTGGTGCTAATTACTTATTTTATTAGTTGA
- a CDS encoding sensor domain-containing diguanylate cyclase: MVTKKIASKELRDSLIIANTLDYILTIDPKGNIDSINPAALKFFGYDEVNIIKKNINLIIPEIRSWDLFIKCCLQSSDGNNVFELVGKNREGNAVPLEVSFSKMRLGNNNFYIAIMRDITHKKMYEEKLRFFAHHDPLTGLPNRLYFNENVCQELYQLGRCKKTMAVMFLDLDNFKNINDTMGHDVGDSLLKEIAGRLKNVLRRKDIIARYGGDEFVIFLPDIYNQAAAARVARKIIRTVSQNYKLKNSKIYITVSIGISIYPLDGENLETLLKNADLALYRAKKMGKNNFQFYKATKQF, encoded by the coding sequence ATGGTCACAAAAAAAATCGCCTCAAAGGAGCTGCGCGATAGTCTGATCATTGCTAATACGCTAGATTATATTTTAACAATAGATCCTAAGGGTAATATCGATTCTATAAACCCTGCAGCGTTAAAATTTTTTGGATATGATGAAGTGAATATTATCAAAAAGAACATCAATTTAATTATTCCGGAAATCCGCTCCTGGGATTTGTTTATAAAATGCTGCTTGCAAAGCTCCGATGGAAATAATGTTTTTGAATTGGTTGGGAAAAACCGTGAAGGTAATGCTGTGCCTTTAGAAGTTTCTTTTAGTAAAATGCGGTTAGGGAATAACAACTTTTATATTGCAATTATGCGAGATATTACGCATAAGAAGATGTATGAAGAAAAATTGAGGTTTTTTGCCCACCATGATCCTTTAACTGGCTTGCCCAACAGACTATATTTTAATGAAAATGTCTGTCAGGAGTTGTATCAGCTTGGCCGCTGCAAGAAAACCATGGCTGTAATGTTTTTAGATTTGGATAATTTCAAAAATATCAATGACACCATGGGACATGACGTAGGTGATTCACTGCTTAAAGAAATTGCCGGCAGGTTGAAAAATGTTTTACGCCGTAAAGATATTATTGCCCGCTATGGGGGAGATGAATTTGTTATCTTTTTACCGGATATTTATAATCAGGCTGCTGCTGCCAGAGTTGCACGGAAAATCATTCGTACTGTTTCGCAAAATTATAAACTTAAAAACAGTAAAATTTATATAACTGTTAGTATTGGCATTAGTATTTACCCTCTTGACGGGGAAAATTTAGAAACCCTTCTTAAGAATGCTGATTTAGCATTATATCGAGCTAAAAAAATGGGTAAAAATAATTTTCAGTTTTACAAAGCAACAAAGCAATTTTGA
- a CDS encoding ATP-binding protein, with translation MLKEIALEDVLKLSLKAGTRFITGSNGSGKSKLGQYLAESIAQNQNKQVLYLTDDPSSYLTRLLYNSSYPLEGTHRTTLETASDLEEIKKLIASNHYSHIFVDNFNSIKLNAEDLFDALTNLLESTPEQDLSINIICVANRNGDTLQGDLPDCANKAEIIYTEAEHYYTLK, from the coding sequence ATGTTAAAAGAAATTGCTTTAGAAGATGTGTTAAAATTATCTTTAAAAGCAGGAACCCGTTTCATCACCGGCAGCAATGGCAGCGGCAAAAGCAAGCTTGGCCAGTATTTAGCAGAATCTATAGCCCAAAACCAAAACAAACAGGTACTTTACTTAACGGATGACCCTTCTTCTTACTTAACGCGCTTGTTATACAATTCCTCCTATCCTTTAGAGGGCACACACAGAACAACCCTTGAAACTGCTTCCGACTTAGAAGAAATCAAAAAGCTCATAGCTTCTAACCATTATTCGCACATTTTTGTGGATAACTTTAATTCTATTAAACTTAATGCGGAAGACCTTTTCGATGCACTCACAAATCTTTTAGAATCAACTCCGGAACAAGATCTTTCTATTAACATTATTTGTGTAGCCAACCGTAATGGAGATACATTGCAAGGGGATTTGCCTGACTGCGCCAATAAAGCTGAAATCATTTATACAGAAGCCGAGCACTACTATACCCTAAAGTAA